The following are from one region of the Polaribacter marinaquae genome:
- a CDS encoding PhnA domain-containing protein gives MSLQQELESRSGNKCELCAATNNLSIYEVKPTSTGGVDGSLLACETCITQIENPEATDANHWRCLNDSMWSEHRAVKVVAWRMLSRLKNEGWPQDLLDMMYLEDDDLRYAKESGDHLDESEKIIHRDANGAILQAGDSVVLIKDLKVKGSSMVAKQGTAVRRISLDHENAKYIEGKVGPTQIVIITDYVKKMAEKE, from the coding sequence ATGAGTTTACAACAAGAATTAGAAAGCAGAAGCGGTAACAAATGCGAATTATGTGCTGCAACAAATAATTTATCAATTTACGAAGTAAAACCAACTTCTACAGGTGGTGTAGATGGTAGTTTGTTAGCTTGCGAAACTTGTATAACTCAAATAGAAAATCCAGAAGCTACAGATGCCAATCATTGGCGTTGTTTAAATGATTCTATGTGGTCTGAACACAGAGCTGTAAAAGTTGTCGCTTGGAGAATGTTGTCTCGCTTAAAAAACGAAGGTTGGCCACAAGATTTGTTAGATATGATGTATTTAGAAGATGACGATTTACGTTACGCTAAAGAATCTGGAGATCATTTAGACGAAAGTGAAAAAATTATTCATAGAGATGCCAACGGTGCTATTTTGCAAGCCGGAGATTCTGTTGTTTTAATTAAAGACTTAAAAGTAAAAGGTTCTAGTATGGTTGCCAAACAAGGTACAGCAGTTCGTAGAATTTCTTTAGATCATGAAAATGCAAAATATATAGAAGGCAAAGTAGGACCAACTCAAATTGTAATTATTACAGATTACGTTAAAAAAATGGCAGAAAAAGAGTAA
- a CDS encoding DUF4407 domain-containing protein has product MLKKFFIICSGADKNLLNNCADGEQNKYVGIGATVFFTAIMATISASYALYTVFDTIFTALIFGLVWGLLIFNLDRFIVATIKKRDSKWKEFLQASPRIILAIIIAIVISKPLELKLFEKEINQVLLTEKNQMTLDNKTQIAAQFNPEIAKINNEIDALKTEIVEKEITTNALYDTYIAEAEGRKGTKLLGKGPVYKEKREKHDIALAELNQLKKDNAAKIETKELAIAALIENKKLNETKTQPIIANFDGLMARVNALNKLPWLPSFFIFLLFLAIETSPIFAKLIAPKGEYDFKLEEQESAIKTWVQQQVHQREVMLATDIDLNNKVYKDMAEEEELYKYKQKMARDLMKLQADSFYKKQQKML; this is encoded by the coding sequence ATGCTTAAAAAATTCTTTATTATTTGCTCTGGTGCAGATAAAAATCTTCTAAATAATTGTGCCGACGGAGAACAAAATAAATATGTTGGTATTGGTGCAACTGTATTTTTTACAGCAATTATGGCTACAATTTCTGCAAGTTATGCGTTATATACTGTTTTCGATACTATTTTTACTGCTCTTATTTTTGGATTAGTTTGGGGTTTGCTAATTTTTAATTTAGACAGATTTATAGTAGCTACAATTAAAAAAAGAGATTCTAAATGGAAAGAGTTTTTACAAGCATCACCAAGAATTATATTGGCAATTATTATTGCAATAGTTATTTCTAAACCATTAGAGTTAAAGTTATTCGAAAAAGAGATCAATCAGGTTTTGTTAACAGAAAAAAATCAGATGACTTTAGATAACAAAACTCAAATAGCCGCACAATTTAATCCGGAAATCGCTAAAATTAATAACGAAATCGATGCTTTAAAAACTGAAATCGTCGAAAAAGAAATTACTACTAATGCGTTATATGACACTTATATTGCCGAAGCAGAAGGAAGAAAAGGAACCAAACTATTAGGTAAAGGACCTGTGTATAAAGAAAAGAGAGAAAAACACGATATTGCTTTGGCTGAATTAAACCAACTTAAAAAAGACAATGCTGCAAAAATAGAAACCAAAGAATTAGCAATTGCCGCTTTAATTGAAAATAAGAAATTAAATGAGACTAAAACACAACCTATCATTGCAAATTTTGACGGTTTAATGGCTCGAGTAAATGCATTAAACAAATTGCCTTGGTTGCCATCCTTTTTTATTTTCTTGTTGTTTTTAGCCATAGAAACATCTCCTATTTTTGCAAAGTTAATTGCTCCGAAAGGTGAATATGATTTTAAACTAGAAGAACAAGAATCTGCTATTAAAACTTGGGTGCAACAACAAGTACACCAAAGAGAAGTAATGTTGGCTACTGATATAGACTTGAACAATAAAGTCTATAAAGATATGGCCGAAGAAGAAGAATTGTATAAATACAAACAAAAAATGGCTCGCGATTTAATGAAATTGCAAGCCGATTCTTTTTATAAAAAGCAACAAAAAATGTTGTAA
- a CDS encoding pyridoxal phosphate-dependent aminotransferase: MKHPLSDRINSLPVSQTLAMAAKARELKAEGKDIISLSLGEPDFNTPDFIKEAAIEAVNQNYNSYTPVDGYLELKEAICTKFERDNNINYKPSQIVVSTGAKQSIANVAQVLLNPGDEVLLPAPYWVSYSAISILSQAKFVEIPSSIDDDFKITPAQLERAITPKTKMIFFNSPNNPSGSMYSEEEYRALAAVLENHPQVYILSDEIYEHINYGAKPFSFAAIESMYDRTITVNGLAKAFAMTGWRIGYIGAPEWIAKACTKMQGQVTSGTNCIAQRAAITAVLAPVSKIQYMVDEFRTRRDLVVGLLREIEGFKVNVPEGAFYVFPDISAFFGKTIDGVTIENASDFSLFILEKANVATVTGEAFGAPNCIRMSYAASELQLREAIKRIKEALS; the protein is encoded by the coding sequence ATGAAACATCCATTATCGGACAGAATTAACAGTTTACCTGTTTCGCAAACATTAGCAATGGCTGCTAAAGCCAGAGAGTTAAAGGCAGAAGGAAAAGATATTATAAGTTTAAGTTTAGGAGAACCAGATTTTAACACTCCAGACTTTATAAAAGAAGCGGCAATAGAAGCTGTAAATCAAAACTATAATTCTTACACGCCGGTAGACGGTTATTTAGAGTTAAAAGAAGCAATTTGCACAAAATTTGAACGTGATAACAATATTAATTACAAACCAAGTCAAATTGTAGTTTCTACAGGTGCAAAACAGTCTATTGCAAATGTTGCTCAAGTATTGTTAAACCCAGGTGACGAAGTTTTATTACCTGCACCATATTGGGTTAGTTATTCTGCAATATCTATATTAAGTCAGGCTAAATTTGTTGAAATTCCGTCTTCAATAGACGACGATTTTAAAATTACGCCAGCACAATTAGAACGTGCAATTACGCCAAAAACAAAAATGATTTTCTTTAATTCGCCAAACAATCCAAGTGGTTCTATGTACAGCGAAGAAGAATACAGAGCTTTAGCAGCTGTATTAGAAAATCATCCGCAAGTTTATATATTATCAGATGAAATCTACGAACACATCAACTACGGTGCAAAGCCTTTTAGTTTTGCTGCCATAGAAAGCATGTACGATAGAACAATAACTGTAAATGGTTTAGCAAAAGCATTTGCCATGACAGGTTGGAGAATCGGTTATATTGGTGCCCCAGAATGGATTGCAAAAGCGTGTACTAAAATGCAAGGACAAGTTACTTCTGGTACAAACTGTATTGCGCAAAGAGCTGCAATTACAGCTGTATTAGCGCCAGTTTCTAAAATACAATATATGGTAGACGAGTTTAGAACTCGTAGAGATCTTGTTGTTGGTCTGTTAAGAGAAATAGAAGGTTTTAAAGTAAATGTACCAGAAGGTGCTTTTTACGTTTTCCCAGATATTTCTGCATTTTTTGGCAAAACAATAGACGGTGTTACCATTGAAAATGCAAGTGATTTTTCTTTATTTATTCTAGAAAAAGCAAATGTTGCAACAGTAACTGGTGAAGCCTTTGGTGCGCCAAATTGTATTAGAATGTCTTATGCAGCATCAGAATTGCAGTTAAGAGAAGCAATTAAAAGAATTAAAGAAGCTTTAAGTTAA